The window GTATCAGCTCTTCCCATAATTCGCAGGCCAGCGATTCATAGCGCGCGGTCTCCGCGGCGTACCGCGAAAGCCGCGCCGCCTTGCCGTATGTCGTCACGACAGGCAGCGCCGCGCCCTCCCGCATCTTGTGGAGCAGCCGCCGCCCCGTTTCGTTCATCCCAAGAACGCGGATATACGGTGGTCCGAGGCGCTGGGCGGCGCGGTTCGTCCAGTGGCCGAGTCCTAATAGCGTGTGTATCGCAGAGCGCCTGATGCGTCCCGCTGGGTAACGTTTGGAGGTGCAGGCCCCGCACCATTCGGCGAAGCTATTTGCCTCTCTTGCCGCCTCGCGCATTCTGTATTCGAGTCCCTCGCTGATCTCCGCGTATTTTGCCAGCTCTTCAGGGCCCGTCCGCAGCAGCAGGGCGCGCAGCAGCCTCCAGAATGTGTTATGGCCGACGCAGGCGCGGCCATCTTTCAGCGCGTCTGCGAGAATATCCTTCGCCGGCGGCGGTATGTGTGAAAGCGCCGCCTCTTGTTCACCGGCTCTCAGCGCCGCGCGTATTGCCGTGGCGCTGGCAAACTCTTCGAGCTCCGTGCTGTTGTAGGCCGCGCCAAGGCGTTTGAGCGGCACGGCGCGCATGCCGTAGCTTTTTTCCTTTATCCTCTTTATATATGAAAGCGCCAGCGTGTTGTTGCTGCCAGCCAGCAGCGCGGCGCTTCCGGGCAGCATCTCTTCCGTCGCGCGCGCGCGCGCCTCAACATAGGAGAGGCCGCACGCCAGATGTTTTTTTAGTAATGGCTTGAAAGGTTCGGGTTCTTTTAGTAGAATATCAACAATACTGTCCACAAGGCAGTCTGG is drawn from Cloacibacillus porcorum and contains these coding sequences:
- a CDS encoding tRNA(Met) cytidine acetate ligase, giving the protein MLYPVAGIVAEYNPLHKGHLYHIKKARELCSAEAVAIVLSSDFVQRGEPALLDKWTRAEAALRCGVDLVIELPVIFSSHNAGVFANAAVDILAATGVVTHLSFGAENPDCLVDSIVDILLKEPEPFKPLLKKHLACGLSYVEARARATEEMLPGSAALLAGSNNTLALSYIKRIKEKSYGMRAVPLKRLGAAYNSTELEEFASATAIRAALRAGEQEAALSHIPPPAKDILADALKDGRACVGHNTFWRLLRALLLRTGPEELAKYAEISEGLEYRMREAAREANSFAEWCGACTSKRYPAGRIRRSAIHTLLGLGHWTNRAAQRLGPPYIRVLGMNETGRRLLHKMREGAALPVVTTYGKAARLSRYAAETARYESLACELWEELIPNGRFGEEHKRQIIMV